A DNA window from Massilia putida contains the following coding sequences:
- a CDS encoding M28 family peptidase — protein MHKIVFTAVAATLALACAAHAASFPATVQEAPLRAHLAFLSSDLLEGRGTGQRGGDLTVAYLEAQAQAAGLRPVVGNSYRQSVNIAGVKALPQQSTVALVAGGRPLSLTFGKDWVWAPGDAQPVHDLDAPLVFVGYGIAAPEEGGWDDYKGLDVRGKLLVMLVNDPAPTSAEPDRFGGKSLTYYGRWTYKFEEAARRGAAGVLLIHTDASAAYGWGVVHNSWTAERFQLADADLGTGLQGWITEATARSLFTAAGQDLDKLRAAAEDKSFEPVELNARVAGHAQAAVRTLEQFNVAGIVPGTDPKLKNEVVIYSAHWDHLGKQGDTGDTIYNGAVDNASGSAGLLAMAQEAVRHPARRSQMFLWVAAEEQGLLGSAAYAARPLWPLNKTAAALNLDSLNFVAATKDIGVRGSERSDLGTMAATTAKAMHLAIAKASPDLGGGYFRSDHFSFAKAGVPAFSISGGRDWVKDKAANDGKQKAYGPRYHQADDEYDPSWDLAGMVQQAQFALNLGRVVADAPAMPAWKKGDQFGKIREAAGR, from the coding sequence ATGCACAAGATCGTCTTTACGGCCGTCGCCGCCACCCTGGCGCTGGCCTGCGCGGCCCATGCAGCCTCATTCCCCGCCACCGTCCAGGAAGCGCCGCTGCGCGCCCACCTGGCGTTTCTGTCGTCCGACCTGCTCGAGGGCCGCGGCACCGGCCAGCGCGGCGGCGACCTCACCGTCGCGTACCTGGAAGCGCAGGCGCAGGCCGCCGGCCTGCGTCCCGTGGTCGGCAACAGCTACCGCCAGAGCGTCAACATCGCCGGCGTGAAGGCGCTGCCGCAGCAGAGCACCGTCGCGCTGGTCGCCGGCGGCCGGCCCCTGTCCCTCACGTTCGGCAAGGACTGGGTGTGGGCGCCGGGCGACGCGCAGCCCGTGCACGACCTCGATGCGCCCCTCGTCTTCGTCGGCTACGGCATCGCGGCGCCGGAAGAAGGCGGCTGGGATGATTACAAGGGTCTGGACGTCAGGGGCAAACTACTCGTCATGCTCGTCAACGACCCCGCACCGACGAGCGCGGAGCCGGACCGCTTCGGCGGCAAGAGCCTGACGTATTACGGCCGCTGGACGTATAAATTCGAAGAAGCCGCGCGGCGCGGGGCGGCCGGCGTCCTGCTGATCCACACGGATGCATCGGCCGCGTACGGCTGGGGTGTCGTGCACAACAGCTGGACGGCCGAGCGCTTCCAGCTGGCCGACGCCGACCTGGGCACCGGACTGCAGGGCTGGATCACGGAGGCCACGGCGCGCAGCCTGTTCACCGCGGCCGGCCAGGACCTCGACAAGCTGCGCGCGGCGGCCGAGGATAAATCGTTCGAGCCGGTCGAGTTGAACGCGCGCGTCGCCGGACACGCCCAGGCGGCCGTGCGCACGCTGGAACAATTCAACGTGGCCGGCATCGTGCCCGGCACCGATCCGAAGCTCAAGAACGAAGTCGTCATCTACTCGGCGCACTGGGACCACCTCGGCAAGCAGGGAGACACGGGCGACACGATCTACAACGGCGCCGTCGACAACGCATCCGGCAGCGCCGGCCTGCTCGCGATGGCGCAAGAGGCCGTGCGCCATCCGGCCAGGCGCAGCCAGATGTTCCTGTGGGTGGCGGCCGAGGAACAAGGCCTGCTGGGCAGCGCGGCCTATGCGGCCAGGCCTCTCTGGCCGCTGAACAAGACGGCGGCGGCGCTGAACCTGGACAGCCTGAATTTCGTGGCGGCCACGAAGGACATCGGCGTGCGCGGCAGCGAGCGTTCCGACCTGGGCACCATGGCGGCAACCACTGCCAAGGCGATGCACCTGGCCATCGCGAAGGCCTCCCCCGACCTGGGCGGCGGCTACTTCCGCAGCGACCATTTCAGTTTCGCGAAGGCGGGCGTGCCGGCGTTTTCGATCTCGGGCGGACGTGACTGGGTGAAGGACAAGGCCGCCAACGACGGGAAGCAGAAGGCCTACGGCCCGCGCTACCACCAGGCCGACGACGAGTACGATCCCAGCTGGGATCTCGCGGGCATGGTGCAGCAGGCGCAGTTCGCGTTGAACCTCGGCCGCGTGGTGGCCGACGCGCCGGCGATGCCGGCCTGGAAGAAGGGCGATCAGTTCGGGAAGATCAGGGAGGCGGCGGGCCGATAG
- a CDS encoding M28 family peptidase — MRHVPSLAICSACGLAFFLAWLALQPYAAPVPTGPFLPGYSAARAQQHVQAFAQAPRPAGSIANGRARDYLLARIRAIGLEPDVQVGTVSSTSWDWMSHAQITLATARNIVVRKPGVTRGGAVLAMAHYDSRATTLGAADGGASAAALLEAMRVLQAGPPLDNDILFVFTDADAVQPMGARAFMQSHPWAKRVRVALRFDNAGNRGPLELFTAEHADGFAVDAWSRGAPAPQGSSFKAELDERLPQSAGAAPLAGGSFPVLHFATTQGSLGWDGVHDLPQRLSSASLQHEGDTMLALLRRFGNATLPSTSSPPRGQVYFSLPLIGMVHYDYVLIWPLALLACVLGALACRAALRNGGSVPTSWTPCSAACSWPCRRPSSPTCAAKRCRRCRPATRPRCSLRMAARAGSCWDSRCCRPPSTSPCNDACNSGSAWRRRRWACCSPATSHSSPSACAHRGPATCWPGRCWPGRRHGSRSRAYARGRTRTA, encoded by the coding sequence ATGCGTCACGTACCATCCTTGGCCATCTGCTCGGCCTGCGGCCTGGCGTTTTTCCTCGCCTGGCTCGCGCTGCAGCCCTATGCGGCGCCCGTACCGACCGGCCCCTTCCTGCCGGGCTACAGCGCGGCGCGCGCGCAGCAGCACGTGCAGGCGTTCGCGCAGGCGCCGCGTCCGGCCGGCAGCATCGCCAACGGCCGCGCACGCGACTACCTGCTGGCCCGCATCCGCGCCATCGGCCTCGAACCGGACGTCCAGGTCGGCACCGTGTCCTCGACATCCTGGGACTGGATGTCCCATGCGCAGATCACGCTGGCGACGGCGCGCAACATCGTCGTGCGCAAGCCCGGCGTGACACGCGGCGGCGCCGTGCTGGCCATGGCCCATTACGATTCGCGCGCGACGACGCTCGGCGCGGCCGACGGCGGCGCCTCGGCCGCCGCGCTGCTGGAAGCCATGCGCGTGCTGCAGGCCGGGCCGCCGCTCGACAACGACATCCTGTTCGTCTTCACGGACGCCGACGCGGTCCAGCCGATGGGCGCGCGCGCCTTCATGCAGTCGCACCCGTGGGCGAAGCGCGTGCGCGTCGCCCTGCGCTTCGACAATGCCGGCAACCGCGGTCCGCTGGAACTGTTCACAGCAGAGCATGCGGACGGCTTCGCGGTCGACGCCTGGTCACGCGGCGCGCCGGCACCGCAGGGTTCCTCGTTCAAGGCCGAGTTGGACGAACGCCTGCCGCAAAGCGCGGGCGCGGCGCCGCTGGCCGGCGGCAGCTTTCCCGTGCTGCACTTCGCGACGACGCAGGGTTCCCTCGGCTGGGACGGCGTGCACGACCTGCCGCAACGCTTATCGAGCGCCAGCCTGCAGCACGAAGGCGACACGATGCTCGCGCTGCTGCGCCGCTTCGGCAACGCCACCCTGCCGTCCACGTCATCGCCCCCGCGCGGCCAGGTCTATTTTTCGTTGCCGCTCATCGGCATGGTCCACTACGACTATGTGCTGATCTGGCCGCTGGCGCTGCTGGCCTGCGTGCTGGGCGCCCTCGCCTGCCGCGCCGCGTTGCGCAACGGCGGGTCCGTACCGACATCGTGGACGCCATGTTCAGCTGCCTGTTCATGGCCGTGCCGGCGACCTTCATCGCCTACCTGTGCCGCGAAGCGCTGCCGGCGCTGCAGGCCCGCTACCCGGCCGCGGTGCTCGTTGAGGATGGCGGCGCGAGCTGGCAGTTGCTGGGATTCACGCTGCTGCCGGCCGCCATCTACATCGCCCTGCAACGACGCCTGCAACAGCGGCTCGGCGTGGCGACGACGGCGCTGGGCGTGCTGCTCGCCGGCGACGTCGCACTCGTCGCCGTCTGCGTGCGCGCACCGGGGGCCAGCTACGTGCTGGCCTGGCCGCTGCTGGCCGGGCAGGCGGCATGGCTCGCGCTCGCGGGCGTACGCGCGTGGACGCACGCGCACCGCGTGA